A single window of Pyrus communis chromosome 10, drPyrComm1.1, whole genome shotgun sequence DNA harbors:
- the LOC137748588 gene encoding cholesterol 22-monohydroxylase CYP90B51-like isoform X2, translated as MADSEIILCLLPSILALFLFLILLRRKQHQKTRLNLPPGNMGWPFLGETIGYLKPYSAISIGKFMEQHISRYGKIYKSNLFGESTIVSADAGLNRFILQNEGRLFECSYPRSIGGILGKWSMLVLVGDMHRDMRMISLNFLSHARLRTHLMREVEKHTLLVLGSWKENSVFSAQDEAKKFTFNLMAKHIMSLEPGKPETEQLKKLYVTFMKGVVSPPVNLPGTAYRRALQSRSTILKFIECKMKERLMEGTENIGEDDLLGWVLKNSNLSKEQILDLILSLLFAGHETSSVSIALAIYFLPSCPNAILQLREEHSEIAKAKKLAGKTELDWEDYKKMEFTQCVISETLRLGNVVRFLHRKALKDVRYKGYDIPCGWKVLPVIAAVHLDPLLFDHPQHFNPWRWQNNHHHHRGSSSASCYTSMTSNNFMPFGGGPRLCAGSELAKLEMAVFIHHLVLNFHWDLADPFDQPLAFPFVDFQKGLPIAAHRYQTNLI; from the exons ATGGCTGACTCAGAGATAATTCTCTGTCTTCTTCCATCAATCCTagctctcttcctcttcctcattcTCCTCAGAAGGAAACAGCACCAGAAAACCAGACTCAATCTCCCGCCAGGAAACATGGGTTGGCCTTTTCTTGGTGAAACCATTGGCTACTTGAAGCCCTACTCTGCAATCTCCATTGGCAAATTCATGGAGCAGCATATCTCAAG GTATGGGAAAATTTACAAGTCAAATTTATTTGGGGAGTCAACAATTGTGTCAGCAGATGCAGGGCTCAACAGATTCATACTGCAGAATGAAGGGAGATTGTTTGAATGCAGCTACCCAAGAAGCATAGGAGGGATTCTTGGGAAATGGTCCATGCTGGTTTTGGTCGGTGACATGCACAGAGACATGAGGATGATATCTCTCAATTTCTTGAGCCATGCCAGGCTCAGGACCCATCTGATGAGAGAAGTAGAAAAGCACACTCTTCTTGTTTTGGGGAGTTGGAAGGAGAACTCTGTTTTTTCAGCTCAGGATGAAGCTAAGAAG TTCACATTCAACTTGATGGCCAAACATATCATGAGCTTGGAACCTGGAAAGCCAGAGACTGAGCAGCTCAAGAAACTGTATGTTACTTTCATGAAAGGTGTGGTTTCTCCTCCTGTGAATTTACCAGGAACAGCTTACAGAAGAGCCTTACAG TCAAGATCaacaattctgaagtttatagagtgcaaaatgaaagaaagaTTAATGGAGGGAACCGAAAACATTGGGGAAGATGATCTGCTTGGATGGGTTTTGAAGAATTCAAATCTTTCAAAGGAGCAAATCCTTGACTTAATATTGAGCTTGCTCTTTGCTGGCCATGAAACTTCATCAGTCTCCATAGCTTTAGCAATTTACTTTTTACCAAGCTGCCCTAATGCAATTCTGCAATTAAGG GAAGAACACAGTGAAATTGCCAAAGCCAAGAAACTAGCAGGGAAGACAGAGTTGGATTGGGAGGATTACAAGAAAATGGAGTTCACTCAATGT GTTATCAGTGAGACGCTTCGGCTTGGGAATGTGGTGAGATTTTTACACAGAAAGGCTCTGAAGGATGTTCGGTACAAAG GGTATGACATTCCATGTGGGTGGAAAGTGCTTCCGGTGATTGCAGCCGTGCATTTGGATCCTTTACTTTTTGACCACCCTCAACACTTCAATCCATGGAGATGGCAG aataaccaccaccaccaccgtggATCATCATCGGCATCATGTTACACGAGCATGACAAGTAACAACTTTATGCCATTTGGAGGAGGACCACGACTTTGCGCCGGTTCAGAACTAGCCAAACTTGAAATGGCCGTTTTCATCCACCACCTTGTCCTCAACTTCCACTGGGACTTAGCCGATCCTTTCGACCAACCTCTTGCTTTCCCTTTTGTCGATTTCCAAAAAGGACTACCAATCGCAGCCCACCGCTACCAAACTAATCTCATTTAA
- the LOC137748588 gene encoding cholesterol 22-monohydroxylase CYP90B51-like isoform X1, which translates to MADSEIILCLLPSILALFLFLILLRRKQHQKTRLNLPPGNMGWPFLGETIGYLKPYSAISIGKFMEQHISRYGKIYKSNLFGESTIVSADAGLNRFILQNEGRLFECSYPRSIGGILGKWSMLVLVGDMHRDMRMISLNFLSHARLRTHLMREVEKHTLLVLGSWKENSVFSAQDEAKKFTFNLMAKHIMSLEPGKPETEQLKKLYVTFMKGVVSPPVNLPGTAYRRALQSRSTILKFIECKMKERLMEGTENIGEDDLLGWVLKNSNLSKEQILDLILSLLFAGHETSSVSIALAIYFLPSCPNAILQLREEHSEIAKAKKLAGKTELDWEDYKKMEFTQCVISETLRLGNVVRFLHRKALKDVRYKGYDIPCGWKVLPVIAAVHLDPLLFDHPQHFNPWRWQQNNHHHHRGSSSASCYTSMTSNNFMPFGGGPRLCAGSELAKLEMAVFIHHLVLNFHWDLADPFDQPLAFPFVDFQKGLPIAAHRYQTNLI; encoded by the exons ATGGCTGACTCAGAGATAATTCTCTGTCTTCTTCCATCAATCCTagctctcttcctcttcctcattcTCCTCAGAAGGAAACAGCACCAGAAAACCAGACTCAATCTCCCGCCAGGAAACATGGGTTGGCCTTTTCTTGGTGAAACCATTGGCTACTTGAAGCCCTACTCTGCAATCTCCATTGGCAAATTCATGGAGCAGCATATCTCAAG GTATGGGAAAATTTACAAGTCAAATTTATTTGGGGAGTCAACAATTGTGTCAGCAGATGCAGGGCTCAACAGATTCATACTGCAGAATGAAGGGAGATTGTTTGAATGCAGCTACCCAAGAAGCATAGGAGGGATTCTTGGGAAATGGTCCATGCTGGTTTTGGTCGGTGACATGCACAGAGACATGAGGATGATATCTCTCAATTTCTTGAGCCATGCCAGGCTCAGGACCCATCTGATGAGAGAAGTAGAAAAGCACACTCTTCTTGTTTTGGGGAGTTGGAAGGAGAACTCTGTTTTTTCAGCTCAGGATGAAGCTAAGAAG TTCACATTCAACTTGATGGCCAAACATATCATGAGCTTGGAACCTGGAAAGCCAGAGACTGAGCAGCTCAAGAAACTGTATGTTACTTTCATGAAAGGTGTGGTTTCTCCTCCTGTGAATTTACCAGGAACAGCTTACAGAAGAGCCTTACAG TCAAGATCaacaattctgaagtttatagagtgcaaaatgaaagaaagaTTAATGGAGGGAACCGAAAACATTGGGGAAGATGATCTGCTTGGATGGGTTTTGAAGAATTCAAATCTTTCAAAGGAGCAAATCCTTGACTTAATATTGAGCTTGCTCTTTGCTGGCCATGAAACTTCATCAGTCTCCATAGCTTTAGCAATTTACTTTTTACCAAGCTGCCCTAATGCAATTCTGCAATTAAGG GAAGAACACAGTGAAATTGCCAAAGCCAAGAAACTAGCAGGGAAGACAGAGTTGGATTGGGAGGATTACAAGAAAATGGAGTTCACTCAATGT GTTATCAGTGAGACGCTTCGGCTTGGGAATGTGGTGAGATTTTTACACAGAAAGGCTCTGAAGGATGTTCGGTACAAAG GGTATGACATTCCATGTGGGTGGAAAGTGCTTCCGGTGATTGCAGCCGTGCATTTGGATCCTTTACTTTTTGACCACCCTCAACACTTCAATCCATGGAGATGGCAG CAGaataaccaccaccaccaccgtggATCATCATCGGCATCATGTTACACGAGCATGACAAGTAACAACTTTATGCCATTTGGAGGAGGACCACGACTTTGCGCCGGTTCAGAACTAGCCAAACTTGAAATGGCCGTTTTCATCCACCACCTTGTCCTCAACTTCCACTGGGACTTAGCCGATCCTTTCGACCAACCTCTTGCTTTCCCTTTTGTCGATTTCCAAAAAGGACTACCAATCGCAGCCCACCGCTACCAAACTAATCTCATTTAA